From the genome of Sulfurovum sp. NBC37-1, one region includes:
- a CDS encoding ATP-dependent helicase: MPLSTLNAEQLSAATASLGQNLIIASAGTGKTSTIVGRIAHLLNEGTDPSKILLLTFTNKAAGEMIARLERYFPKKVVSRIESGTFHAVSYRWLKELHPNLALKQPSELKTLFRSIYEKRNFERMNLPLAPFSATYLYEMYSLYQNASLEGFDEWFLEKYPDHEVIMDAYMDIVQEFEKEKIDYGFASFNDLLLRIKSHLEENTIHFEEVLVDEYQDTNTLQGALIDTLKPRSLFCVGDYDQSIYAFNGANIENIATFSKRYPDANVFTLKTNYRSTAPILSLANRVIERNERIYPKKLEVGRHGKTHPPRLLMYKDLFEQYQAIAQSIKHTHVPNDNIAVIFRNNSSADGIEASLREVGIPCKRKGGTSFFDAKEIKFLLDLLSLLVNPKDMMAFIHVFEYASGVGSALSKEFFQCFLHFGNGNFMQGVLYPVNSELPKLNPNKNVQLGLFDDDHEIGSATRFKHLDLPHSVYGHPLLKHPKIIQDGVKFFNDFYRLMNEIKSEKNPAKILRTAISSKLYSGIVEMLSTQRGRLKTGEVDEEKKKVARERILRKANLLLDLSRQYKELGRFVNAMVLGGGELSEGEGVNLLTVHASKGLEFPEVYVVDLVDGRFPNRKMMSSIEEERRLFYVAVTRAKDKLYLSLAQYDKVKKIDYKPSQFLHEAGLIKGEFVEPEPKKKRVKKTAEV; this comes from the coding sequence TTGCCACTCAGCACACTCAACGCTGAACAGCTCAGCGCTGCCACCGCATCTCTGGGACAAAATCTCATCATCGCCAGCGCCGGGACAGGGAAAACTTCAACCATCGTCGGGCGTATCGCCCATCTTCTAAATGAAGGCACGGACCCTTCGAAGATCCTTCTGCTGACCTTTACCAACAAAGCTGCAGGAGAGATGATCGCCCGTCTGGAGAGGTATTTCCCAAAAAAAGTCGTATCGCGTATCGAGTCAGGTACGTTTCATGCCGTCTCCTACCGATGGCTCAAAGAACTGCACCCCAACCTTGCGCTCAAACAGCCTTCAGAACTCAAAACACTTTTCAGGAGTATTTACGAAAAACGAAATTTTGAGCGAATGAACCTGCCTCTGGCGCCTTTTTCGGCCACCTACCTTTACGAGATGTATTCTCTGTACCAAAATGCCTCCCTTGAGGGATTCGATGAGTGGTTTTTGGAAAAGTACCCAGATCATGAAGTGATTATGGATGCCTATATGGACATTGTGCAGGAGTTTGAGAAGGAGAAGATCGATTACGGTTTTGCTTCGTTCAATGACCTGCTGCTGCGTATCAAAAGTCATCTTGAGGAGAACACCATACACTTTGAAGAGGTACTGGTAGATGAATACCAGGACACCAACACGCTTCAGGGAGCGCTCATCGATACACTCAAACCACGTTCGCTTTTTTGCGTCGGAGATTATGATCAGAGTATTTACGCCTTTAATGGTGCGAATATAGAAAATATCGCTACCTTTTCCAAGCGATACCCCGATGCCAATGTTTTTACACTCAAAACGAATTACCGCTCTACTGCCCCCATTCTTTCTCTTGCCAACAGGGTCATAGAGCGCAACGAACGCATTTACCCCAAAAAACTTGAAGTAGGGCGTCACGGAAAGACCCACCCGCCAAGACTGCTGATGTACAAAGACCTCTTTGAACAGTATCAGGCTATTGCACAGAGCATCAAGCATACCCATGTTCCCAATGACAACATTGCCGTGATCTTCCGCAACAACTCTTCTGCAGACGGGATAGAAGCGAGTCTTCGTGAAGTGGGAATACCGTGTAAACGAAAGGGTGGAACAAGTTTTTTCGATGCCAAAGAGATCAAATTTCTTCTCGATCTGCTCTCCCTGCTGGTCAACCCCAAGGATATGATGGCGTTCATACATGTTTTTGAATATGCATCAGGCGTGGGTTCCGCACTTTCCAAAGAGTTCTTTCAGTGTTTTCTTCATTTTGGGAACGGTAATTTCATGCAGGGGGTTCTCTACCCGGTTAATTCGGAACTTCCCAAGCTTAACCCCAACAAAAATGTTCAGCTCGGGCTCTTTGACGATGACCATGAGATCGGTTCAGCCACGCGTTTCAAACATCTCGATCTTCCTCACAGTGTTTACGGCCATCCTTTACTCAAGCACCCGAAGATCATTCAGGACGGTGTAAAGTTCTTCAATGATTTCTACAGACTGATGAATGAGATCAAATCCGAGAAGAATCCTGCCAAGATTCTCCGGACAGCCATTTCATCCAAACTCTACAGCGGGATCGTTGAAATGCTCTCGACACAGAGAGGGCGCCTGAAAACCGGAGAGGTGGACGAAGAGAAGAAGAAAGTGGCACGTGAACGCATTTTGCGTAAAGCCAACCTGCTGCTCGACCTTTCACGACAATACAAAGAATTGGGCCGATTCGTCAATGCCATGGTGCTGGGCGGCGGAGAGCTCAGTGAAGGGGAAGGGGTGAATCTGCTGACGGTACATGCCAGCAAAGGCCTGGAATTCCCGGAAGTTTATGTAGTCGATCTGGTGGACGGCCGTTTTCCCAATAGAAAGATGATGAGCAGCATTGAAGAAGAACGAAGGTTGTTCTATGTGGCCGTCACACGAGCAAAAGACAAACTCTACCTTTCTCTTGCCCAGTACGACAAAGTCAAGAAAATAGACTACAAACCTTCACAGTTCCTGCATGAGGCAGGGTTGATCAAAGGGGAGTTCGTTGAACCAGAGCCCAAAAAGAAGAGGGTGAAGAAAACGGCAGAAGTTTAA
- the murA gene encoding UDP-N-acetylglucosamine 1-carboxyvinyltransferase, translating to MQYLEIKGGKKLSGSVTISGAKNAALPVIAATILSDKDVTLTNLPNVVDIRTLLKLLTMLGGVVEHEGTVAKINNGSITSTKAVYEIVSQMRASILVLGPLLTRFGECEVSLPGGCAIGQRPIDLHLKALEAMGAKITIESGYVHAVAPNGLHGAKIIFDKITVGGTENIIMAAALAKGTTIIINAAKEPEIVQLCEMIADAGVKIEGIGTNELTIEGTDGIPLAFKTVEIIPDRIEAGTYLCAGAITKSEITLNKVNAEHIRASIDKLESMGFTFDIAKDSITIHPTDIINPVNLITIEYPGFPTDMQAQFMAVAAMADGESLIEERLFENRFMHVSELNRLGADIWLKGSVAAVKGVKELHGADVMATDLRASSALVLAGLVAEGTTNVRRIYHLDRGYDNLEGKLAALGADIVRKEEEK from the coding sequence GTGCAGTATCTGGAGATAAAAGGCGGGAAAAAACTGAGTGGCAGCGTGACAATAAGCGGTGCGAAAAATGCGGCGCTCCCTGTGATCGCTGCAACGATCCTGAGTGACAAAGATGTAACCCTCACCAATTTGCCAAATGTGGTCGATATCCGTACACTGCTCAAACTGCTTACCATGCTTGGCGGCGTGGTGGAACATGAGGGAACGGTTGCAAAGATCAATAATGGATCCATCACCTCGACCAAAGCGGTCTATGAGATCGTCTCGCAGATGCGAGCCTCCATTCTGGTACTGGGTCCCCTGCTCACCCGTTTTGGTGAATGTGAAGTCTCCTTGCCCGGCGGGTGTGCCATCGGGCAGCGCCCTATTGACCTGCATCTCAAAGCACTGGAAGCCATGGGTGCAAAGATTACGATAGAAAGCGGTTATGTCCATGCTGTCGCTCCCAACGGACTGCACGGTGCAAAGATCATTTTTGACAAGATCACGGTAGGCGGTACGGAAAACATCATTATGGCAGCCGCACTTGCCAAAGGAACGACCATCATCATCAATGCGGCCAAAGAACCTGAGATCGTACAACTATGTGAAATGATTGCTGATGCCGGTGTAAAGATAGAAGGTATCGGTACCAATGAACTCACTATAGAAGGCACGGACGGTATACCGCTTGCATTTAAAACCGTAGAGATCATCCCCGACCGTATCGAAGCGGGGACCTACCTTTGTGCCGGTGCGATCACAAAATCGGAGATTACATTAAACAAGGTCAATGCGGAGCATATACGCGCTTCTATTGACAAACTTGAAAGTATGGGGTTCACCTTTGATATAGCTAAGGACAGCATTACCATTCATCCTACAGATATTATCAACCCTGTCAATCTCATCACGATAGAGTATCCGGGATTTCCTACCGATATGCAGGCACAGTTCATGGCTGTTGCTGCTATGGCTGATGGGGAAAGCCTGATTGAGGAGCGTCTTTTTGAGAACCGATTCATGCATGTAAGCGAATTGAACCGTCTGGGTGCCGATATCTGGCTCAAGGGGAGTGTTGCTGCGGTAAAAGGAGTAAAAGAACTTCATGGTGCAGATGTCATGGCGACCGATCTGCGGGCCAGTTCTGCTTTGGTCCTTGCCGGGCTTGTAGCCGAGGGAACGACCAATGTCCGTCGTATCTACCACCTTGACCGAGGTTATGACAACCTGGAAGGCAAACTGGCTGCGCTGGGTGCGGATATCGTCAGAAAAGAAGAAGAGAAGTAA
- a CDS encoding CYTH domain-containing protein — protein sequence MPKEIERKFLVDSTKLPKLPTAHHIKQGYIPTAGTATVRIRISDDRAFLTLKGKAKGLTRSEFEYGIPVEEAEMMLTELCTSSHIKKKRYLIPYGDHTWELDIFEGDNEGLIVAEIELQAEHETFQKPPWVTEEVSYDPHYRNAYLIDHPYSMWADS from the coding sequence ATGCCAAAAGAGATAGAGCGAAAATTCCTTGTTGACAGCACAAAACTTCCCAAACTTCCTACCGCTCATCACATTAAACAGGGCTATATCCCTACAGCCGGTACTGCCACAGTCCGTATCCGTATCAGTGATGACCGGGCATTTCTTACCCTAAAAGGCAAAGCCAAAGGCTTGACCCGCTCAGAGTTCGAGTACGGCATACCTGTTGAAGAGGCAGAAATGATGCTTACCGAGCTCTGTACTTCCTCTCACATCAAAAAAAAACGTTATCTTATTCCCTATGGTGACCATACCTGGGAACTGGATATCTTCGAAGGGGACAATGAAGGACTGATCGTTGCTGAAATAGAGCTGCAGGCTGAGCACGAAACCTTCCAAAAGCCTCCATGGGTCACAGAGGAAGTCTCCTACGATCCACACTACAGAAACGCCTACCTTATCGATCACCCCTACTCCATGTGGGCTGATAGCTAG
- a CDS encoding bifunctional diguanylate cyclase/phosphodiesterase, whose amino-acid sequence MRTVNTYYTDKQHFQEFVLQVDIADNDQLLIQVFTSYTDKTKIEVMTNEITSLFPRAVIIGATTDGEICSGKVTTHTHVISLTQFEDTVLYPVCVDADGKMDSHETGQTLAEAVTSQEDKKVLIAFLDGTKSNGEEFLRGIDAVCPELTVAGGMAGDYAEFKNTYVFTGEQIISRGAVGVALSNPKLHIYTKYNFNWKPIGRSLVVTKVDRNRVYTIDDMSAYDVYKKYFGEEVAQKLPAIGIEFPLIIKKGGDLTARAILSVHEDGSLSFSGNFHQGDTVYFGYGDAKMLLDQSEQIGQDIVSQPVECIFIYSCMARRRFLPELIEQETKPLQSVAPVSGFFTYGEFFSFSGKKALLNQTMTILGLSESSHKTDKKIVKQKIVLNEYQASAKALSHFINVNMQEAQKEFQKLEEKTRVIEAQKEALHRIQQIGHFGSWEIDLKHNTAQWSKRSYDIYQLDPENTQPTLDTFLSRVVKKDRHIAYEGLRSLQDGKVKSVSLRVRREDGEIITVLINAKMLFDKQGEPDRIVGTTLDITEQLRLKQENKELGDIIEYASGEVLIVELGTFRYLYANDAAIRKLGYTREEICRLSILDINREITHKQLREFEKEIRANGTVLNRTVYTKKDDSKYPVQTYAQYGKYHNRDAMIIFNLDISHLVAIEKKEIEQAQILEQIHDAVISTDLDNKIIHWNHGATELLGYDASEMIGRNIDILYPEDELKKAQWMKMQTLLYGSYRDQIRKQTKEGKMIYTDVSASVLRDEKKRIIGITRYSQDISQKKEIELELLEQTKQLNFQAYHDPLTQLPNRTLFNDRLEQTITYAHRHNEKFGVFFIDLDNFKLINDTLGHHLGDEVLKIVSHRFSKCIREEDTLSRLGGDEFTVLVHELNTPESAAKIAGKMMGSLKEEVVVEGQTLHVTASIGISLYPRDAVYKNDLLKYADSAMYKAKEVGRNNYQFYSSEMTNLAMEKATMEKELRKAIAKNQLRVYYQPQINARNRSVVGLEALVRWEHPEKGLILPDAFIPLAEETGLIREMDYYVMHQAMSDMVEWYHIGLNPGILSLNLPISQLMKENFFYTLQNTILKTGFKVKWLTFEITETQVMLNPKHSIKKLYMLNQMGIKISIDDFGTGYSSLAYLKRLPVDKLKIDKTFIFDLPYNTEDCAITNAVIALAESLHLEIIAEGVEHRDQVRYLLENGCYIIQGYHYSRPIPKQEMTQYLMR is encoded by the coding sequence ATGAGAACAGTCAATACCTACTATACAGACAAGCAACATTTTCAAGAGTTTGTCCTACAAGTGGATATTGCTGACAATGATCAACTCCTGATCCAAGTTTTCACCAGCTATACCGACAAAACCAAAATCGAGGTAATGACGAATGAGATCACCTCACTTTTCCCCCGTGCGGTCATTATAGGGGCAACAACCGACGGAGAGATCTGTTCGGGTAAAGTTACTACCCATACCCATGTCATTTCACTGACACAGTTTGAAGATACCGTCCTCTACCCTGTTTGCGTAGACGCTGACGGTAAGATGGATAGTCATGAGACAGGCCAGACACTGGCAGAGGCCGTTACTTCTCAAGAAGACAAAAAAGTACTCATTGCTTTTTTGGACGGTACCAAAAGCAATGGTGAAGAGTTTCTTAGAGGCATCGATGCAGTCTGTCCGGAACTGACTGTAGCAGGCGGAATGGCCGGGGACTATGCAGAGTTTAAAAACACTTATGTATTTACGGGAGAACAGATTATTTCACGCGGAGCCGTAGGAGTAGCGTTATCCAATCCGAAGCTGCATATCTATACAAAATACAATTTCAACTGGAAGCCAATTGGCAGAAGCCTTGTTGTAACGAAAGTCGATAGAAACCGTGTCTATACCATTGATGACATGTCGGCCTATGACGTATATAAAAAATATTTTGGTGAAGAAGTGGCCCAAAAACTGCCTGCCATTGGTATTGAATTTCCGCTGATCATTAAAAAAGGAGGTGACCTTACGGCCAGAGCAATTCTGTCGGTACATGAGGATGGTTCTCTCTCTTTTTCGGGGAACTTTCATCAGGGAGACACAGTCTATTTCGGCTACGGTGATGCCAAGATGCTTTTGGATCAGTCCGAACAGATTGGCCAGGATATTGTTTCCCAGCCTGTTGAATGCATCTTTATCTATTCATGTATGGCTAGAAGAAGATTCCTGCCCGAGTTGATTGAACAGGAAACAAAACCATTACAGAGTGTAGCGCCGGTATCGGGATTTTTCACCTATGGTGAATTTTTCTCCTTTTCAGGCAAAAAGGCGCTGCTTAATCAGACAATGACGATTTTGGGCCTCAGCGAATCATCTCATAAAACAGATAAAAAAATAGTGAAACAAAAAATTGTTTTGAATGAATATCAGGCATCAGCAAAAGCATTATCCCATTTCATAAATGTAAATATGCAGGAGGCTCAAAAGGAATTTCAGAAGCTTGAAGAAAAAACCAGGGTGATAGAAGCACAAAAAGAGGCCTTGCACAGAATACAGCAGATCGGACATTTTGGAAGCTGGGAAATAGACCTGAAACACAATACGGCACAATGGTCGAAAAGAAGTTATGATATCTACCAGCTGGATCCGGAAAACACACAGCCGACACTCGACACCTTCCTTTCACGGGTGGTTAAAAAAGACAGACATATTGCCTATGAGGGACTGAGAAGCCTTCAGGATGGAAAGGTCAAAAGTGTTTCGCTTCGTGTCAGACGTGAGGACGGAGAGATCATCACGGTGCTGATCAATGCCAAGATGCTCTTCGACAAGCAAGGGGAGCCGGACAGAATCGTTGGAACGACACTCGATATCACGGAACAGCTCAGGTTAAAACAGGAGAACAAAGAACTGGGCGACATCATAGAGTACGCCAGCGGTGAAGTACTGATCGTTGAGCTGGGCACATTCCGCTACCTGTACGCCAATGATGCGGCTATCCGGAAACTGGGTTATACCCGTGAAGAGATATGCAGACTTTCCATTCTGGATATCAACAGAGAGATCACCCATAAACAGCTTAGGGAATTTGAAAAAGAGATACGGGCCAATGGTACGGTACTTAACAGGACTGTCTACACAAAAAAGGATGATAGTAAATACCCAGTACAGACCTATGCACAGTACGGAAAATACCATAACAGGGATGCTATGATCATCTTCAACCTTGATATCAGCCATTTGGTAGCCATCGAAAAGAAAGAGATAGAACAGGCACAGATACTCGAACAGATACATGATGCGGTGATCTCAACTGACCTGGACAACAAAATTATTCACTGGAACCATGGGGCAACCGAGTTACTGGGGTATGATGCTTCTGAAATGATCGGGAGGAACATTGATATTCTCTATCCGGAGGATGAGCTTAAAAAGGCACAATGGATGAAAATGCAGACACTTCTGTACGGATCCTATCGAGACCAGATACGCAAACAGACTAAAGAGGGAAAGATGATCTATACGGATGTATCTGCTTCAGTTCTAAGAGATGAGAAAAAGAGGATCATTGGTATTACACGTTATTCACAGGATATTAGCCAAAAAAAAGAGATAGAACTGGAGTTGTTGGAACAGACCAAACAGCTTAACTTCCAGGCGTACCATGACCCGCTCACCCAGCTCCCAAACAGGACGCTCTTTAACGACAGGCTGGAGCAGACGATCACCTATGCGCATAGACATAATGAAAAGTTCGGGGTATTCTTCATTGATCTGGATAACTTCAAACTTATCAACGACACACTCGGGCACCATTTGGGAGATGAAGTACTGAAAATCGTTTCACACAGGTTTTCCAAGTGTATCAGGGAAGAAGATACGCTTTCGCGTCTGGGAGGGGATGAGTTTACCGTATTGGTACATGAGCTCAATACACCTGAATCTGCAGCAAAGATAGCTGGGAAGATGATGGGTTCACTCAAAGAGGAGGTCGTAGTAGAGGGGCAAACACTACATGTGACCGCCAGTATCGGTATCAGTCTTTACCCCAGGGATGCGGTCTACAAGAACGACCTGCTCAAATATGCCGACAGTGCCATGTACAAGGCCAAGGAAGTGGGCAGGAACAATTACCAGTTCTACTCATCCGAAATGACCAACCTGGCTATGGAAAAAGCCACGATGGAGAAGGAGTTACGCAAAGCAATAGCAAAGAACCAGCTGCGTGTCTATTATCAGCCACAGATCAATGCGCGTAACAGGAGTGTAGTCGGGCTAGAAGCGCTTGTACGATGGGAACATCCCGAAAAAGGGCTTATATTGCCTGATGCATTCATACCTTTGGCAGAAGAGACGGGTCTTATAAGGGAGATGGACTACTATGTCATGCATCAGGCCATGAGCGATATGGTCGAGTGGTATCATATAGGTCTTAACCCGGGCATACTCTCTTTGAACCTTCCTATTTCACAGCTAATGAAAGAAAACTTCTTCTACACACTGCAGAATACAATACTGAAAACCGGTTTCAAGGTCAAATGGCTGACGTTCGAAATAACGGAGACCCAGGTAATGCTCAACCCAAAGCACTCCATTAAAAAACTCTATATGCTCAACCAAATGGGGATCAAGATATCTATAGATGATTTTGGTACCGGTTATTCCTCTTTGGCCTATCTGAAGCGTCTACCCGTAGACAAGCTGAAGATAGACAAAACTTTTATTTTTGACTTACCGTACAATACCGAGGATTGTGCCATTACAAATGCTGTGATCGCACTGGCGGAGAGCCTGCATCTGGAGATCATAGCAGAAGGTGTGGAGCACAGGGATCAGGTACGTTACTTGTTGGAGAACGGCTGTTACATCATACAGGGCTACCATTATTCAAGACCCATCCCCAAGCAAGAAATGACCCAGTATCTGATGCGTTAG
- the truD gene encoding tRNA pseudouridine(13) synthase TruD encodes MKLIYPLNIKNDFVFNSTPRDFTVEEIPLYEFTGEGEHLVLKVRKKEMTTWEMLDAISNHVGIRRRDMGYAGLKDKHAMTIQYISLPAKFEEKLDAFSHEKIKILDKVRHNNKIRVGHLKGNRFEIRLKKVLGVQKDKLDSVLKWIKSHGVPNYFGNQRFGTDGNNWEDGKKLIEGKLKIRDRKTREFLMGSYQSYLFNSWLCRRMELTLLLQEFSEADTEKLMNLPEGSLKGSKEQKNFFKLVEGDLMMHYPYGRLFEVEELSKEAERFETKDIAPTGLIPGTRVKRSAATARMLEEYFDEEIKMNGARRYAWIQVTEIKKNYVEEKAHYELSFVLPKGSYATNVLDVLRGNAS; translated from the coding sequence ATGAAACTTATCTACCCTCTCAATATTAAGAACGACTTTGTCTTCAATTCTACTCCGCGTGATTTTACCGTTGAAGAGATACCTCTGTACGAATTTACAGGGGAGGGTGAGCATTTGGTTCTCAAAGTACGAAAAAAAGAGATGACTACCTGGGAAATGCTTGATGCAATCTCCAACCATGTCGGCATCAGAAGACGTGACATGGGCTATGCCGGTTTGAAAGACAAGCATGCCATGACCATTCAGTACATCTCCCTGCCGGCGAAGTTCGAAGAGAAACTGGATGCTTTCAGCCATGAAAAGATCAAGATACTCGATAAAGTACGTCATAACAATAAGATACGTGTAGGGCACCTCAAAGGTAACCGTTTCGAGATCCGTCTGAAAAAAGTACTCGGTGTGCAGAAGGATAAACTGGATTCTGTGCTGAAATGGATCAAGAGTCATGGGGTACCGAACTATTTCGGCAACCAGCGCTTCGGTACGGACGGGAATAACTGGGAAGACGGGAAAAAGCTGATAGAAGGGAAACTGAAGATCCGCGACAGAAAGACCAGAGAGTTCCTGATGGGATCGTATCAGAGTTATCTTTTCAACAGTTGGCTCTGCAGGCGAATGGAGCTCACACTCTTGCTACAGGAGTTCAGCGAAGCAGATACGGAGAAGCTGATGAATCTGCCTGAGGGTTCACTCAAAGGTAGCAAAGAACAAAAAAACTTTTTCAAGCTTGTTGAGGGTGACCTGATGATGCACTACCCGTACGGCAGGCTTTTTGAAGTGGAAGAGCTCAGCAAAGAGGCAGAACGGTTTGAAACAAAAGATATCGCGCCTACAGGCCTCATACCCGGTACAAGGGTAAAAAGGTCCGCTGCAACCGCAAGAATGCTGGAAGAATACTTCGATGAAGAGATCAAAATGAACGGGGCAAGACGCTACGCCTGGATACAGGTAACGGAGATCAAAAAGAATTATGTGGAAGAGAAAGCCCACTATGAACTCTCTTTTGTGCTTCCCAAAGGCTCGTATGCAACGAATGTATTGGATGTGCTTAGAGGTAACGCTTCCTGA
- a CDS encoding host attachment protein, with product MKVGNIVILANLGELKVYEAMPRDLEAEAGLKPTNVKLDLVDEKCYSESHKKLHEMLTDQAGRFKGGSQGRGTFTQGSIGEKHTIEQEIEEDVLRELAKDISDIIIQKSAPAYLALPDMVCKRIVERISPDAKAKVVKTIEKDLIKVNKTELPDQF from the coding sequence ATGAAAGTAGGAAACATTGTTATTTTGGCTAACCTTGGTGAACTTAAAGTATATGAGGCAATGCCCCGTGACCTTGAAGCGGAAGCGGGACTGAAACCTACAAATGTGAAACTTGATCTTGTCGATGAAAAGTGCTACAGTGAGTCACACAAGAAACTGCATGAAATGCTGACTGATCAGGCAGGCCGCTTTAAAGGCGGAAGTCAGGGACGAGGTACATTCACACAGGGCAGTATCGGAGAGAAGCATACGATTGAACAGGAAATCGAAGAAGATGTGTTGAGAGAACTCGCTAAAGATATCTCGGATATCATTATTCAAAAGAGTGCTCCAGCATACCTTGCTCTACCCGATATGGTCTGCAAACGTATTGTGGAGCGTATATCTCCTGACGCAAAGGCAAAAGTGGTCAAAACAATAGAAAAAGATCTTATAAAAGTAAACAAAACAGAACTGCCGGACCAATTCTAG
- a CDS encoding phosphoglycolate phosphatase yields the protein MKLHNKELILFDLDGTLIDSVPDLTLAVNEMLSALGRKTFPEDTVRYWVGNGAQMLVKRALLGTRETDEEVDEVLFEKAMALFLDFYAKHLAESTVTYPHVEETLRSLKKNGYRLAVITNKPFAFVGPILQNLGLDDLFELILGGDSLPQKKPDPAPLLHTCQTLGVSVEQSLMVGDSKNDILAANTAGMQSIGVTYGYNYGEDIAVYGPDAIVDDFADILNFLM from the coding sequence TTGAAACTTCATAACAAAGAACTCATACTATTCGACCTGGACGGTACACTTATAGACAGTGTACCTGACCTGACGCTTGCGGTCAATGAAATGCTCAGTGCACTTGGCAGAAAGACCTTCCCTGAGGATACGGTACGGTACTGGGTGGGTAACGGAGCCCAAATGCTGGTCAAACGTGCCCTGCTGGGAACAAGAGAAACAGACGAAGAGGTGGATGAAGTACTGTTCGAGAAGGCAATGGCCCTTTTTCTGGACTTCTATGCAAAACATCTGGCAGAAAGTACGGTCACCTACCCTCATGTGGAAGAGACACTCCGCAGCCTGAAGAAGAACGGCTACAGACTTGCCGTCATTACCAACAAACCTTTTGCCTTCGTTGGTCCGATCCTGCAAAATCTGGGTCTGGATGACCTCTTTGAGCTGATCCTGGGCGGCGACTCTCTGCCCCAAAAGAAACCTGACCCCGCACCGCTTCTGCATACCTGTCAGACACTGGGAGTAAGCGTAGAACAATCCCTTATGGTCGGAGACTCCAAAAACGACATTCTTGCAGCCAATACTGCCGGTATGCAGAGTATCGGTGTGACCTACGGCTACAATTATGGTGAAGATATCGCTGTCTACGGACCGGATGCCATCGTGGATGACTTTGCCGATATTTTAAACTTTTTAATGTAG